In one Solanum dulcamara chromosome 1, daSolDulc1.2, whole genome shotgun sequence genomic region, the following are encoded:
- the LOC129885163 gene encoding uncharacterized protein LOC129885163, whose translation MAGWLMNNQKLSPMGLMINKDEMNMSYHYVFGQKQKSSLDFLMQNCDLPPPLKVFSGPDKSVVLTPTNDNVKEGDIEMKQEIGSDRLEILKALRRSQTRAREAERKYLALHKEKEALLNLMLDESARSLAYRNWIKVLELQILQLKTQKQQQKYENVDKWDRTKEDENGTNGVTWFIAVAFCLGIAAIGYRYLL comes from the coding sequence ATGGCAGGGTGGTTGATGAATAACCAAAAGTTAAGTCCTATGGGGTTGATGATCAACAAAGATGAGATGAATATGAGTTATCATTATGTGTTTGGccaaaaacaaaaatcaagTCTTGATTTTCTTATGCAGAATTGTGATTTGCCTCCACCACTCAAGGTGTTTTCTGGTCCTGATAAGTCGGTGGTGCTTACACCGACGAATGATAATGTTAAGGAGGGGGATATCGAGATGAAACAAGAAATAGGGAGTGATAGGTTGGAGATTTTAAAGGCGTTGAGACGATCACAGACACGAGCAAGAGAGGCAGAGAGGAAGTACCTGGCATTGCATAAGGAGAAGGAAGCTCTTTTGAATTTGATGTTGGATGAATCAGCACGATCGCTTGCTTATAGGAACTGGATCAAAGTTCTTGAGCTACAAATCCTGCAGTTAAAAACACAAAAGCAGCAgcagaaatatgaaaatgttgATAAATGGGACAGGAcaaaagaagatgaaaatggTACAAATGGTGTAACATGGTTCATAGCAGTTGCTTTCTGTTTAGGCATAGCAGCAATTGGTTACAGATACCTCCTTTGA